One genomic region from Sulfuriflexus mobilis encodes:
- a CDS encoding transposase — protein MGQTKKRHYDRYTLEFKEQAVRLAGHPNVTAMDIADTLGIHVVMLYRWRMELKNGTLRENKHMKKSAAPPKKVKKRTDPTKAKEDELTKANKRIKALERSLASREEELDILKKAQRFFEKTKR, from the coding sequence ATGGGACAAACTAAGAAGCGTCATTACGATCGATATACACTTGAGTTCAAAGAGCAAGCCGTTAGGTTGGCTGGCCATCCAAACGTTACAGCCATGGATATTGCCGACACATTAGGGATCCATGTGGTCATGTTGTATCGGTGGAGAATGGAGCTAAAGAACGGCACCCTACGTGAGAATAAACACATGAAGAAAAGCGCCGCCCCGCCTAAAAAAGTCAAAAAACGTACTGATCCGACCAAGGCAAAAGAAGATGAACTGACAAAAGCCAACAAACGCATTAAGGCATTGGAGCGGTCATTGGCCTCTCGGGAAGAGGAGCTTGATATATTAAAAAAAGCCCAGCGGTTCTTCGAGAAAACAAAACGATGA
- a CDS encoding VOC family protein gives MTEISISIDVSDMEKAVLFYTKALGCTELRAGEDTTKLKAENVRIYLLKKESGSNPLINGTSSRNYERHWTPVHLDFNVVEIEKIASLVKEYGGIIEGSESGDWGAVEFCADPFGNGFCLCQIKN, from the coding sequence ATGACCGAAATCTCAATAAGTATCGATGTTTCAGACATGGAAAAAGCCGTCCTATTTTATACTAAGGCATTAGGTTGTACTGAACTTCGAGCAGGAGAAGACACAACAAAATTAAAAGCAGAAAACGTAAGAATTTATTTATTAAAGAAGGAATCAGGATCAAACCCTCTCATTAATGGAACTTCTTCAAGAAATTATGAGCGACATTGGACACCGGTTCACTTAGATTTTAATGTTGTTGAAATTGAAAAAATAGCATCCCTAGTGAAAGAATATGGAGGTATAATTGAAGGCTCTGAGTCGGGTGATTGGGGGGCGGTTGAGTTCTGTGCAGATCCTTTTGGAAATGGGTTTTGTTTGTGTCAGATAAAAAATTAG
- a CDS encoding DUF4386 domain-containing protein, which yields MNGIIEQRKLSLIVGTSYLVIFITGLFANFYVIESLISDPLTTAQQNHSHVRLGIMAFMIVVVFDVIVAWALYELYKEHYLSLLSALFRMMHAVIMAVAIFSLPAVLTSNTEQEILKQVDSFNTIWLIGLFFFGIHLILLGKIFVKPRIISFLLVIAGTMYMVDTAAHFTLANYEDYASIFLAFVAVSAVLAEMSFAIWLIAKGGK from the coding sequence ATGAATGGGATAATTGAACAGCGAAAACTCTCATTAATTGTTGGTACTAGCTACCTAGTCATTTTCATCACAGGGCTATTCGCTAATTTTTATGTTATCGAATCACTGATTAGTGACCCGCTAACTACTGCACAACAGAACCACAGCCATGTGCGTCTTGGTATTATGGCATTTATGATAGTAGTTGTTTTTGATGTTATTGTTGCTTGGGCTCTTTATGAATTGTACAAAGAACACTACTTATCACTGCTAAGTGCTCTATTTAGAATGATGCATGCAGTCATCATGGCTGTTGCTATTTTTTCACTTCCCGCAGTACTGACCTCTAATACTGAACAAGAAATATTAAAGCAAGTAGACTCCTTCAATACTATTTGGCTTATTGGCTTATTTTTCTTTGGAATTCATCTGATCCTTTTAGGAAAAATATTCGTAAAGCCCAGAATAATTTCATTTTTACTCGTAATAGCGGGCACCATGTATATGGTAGATACAGCAGCACATTTTACACTTGCTAATTATGAAGATTATGCATCAATTTTCTTAGCTTTTGTTGCTGTTTCTGCAGTCTTAGCGGAAATGTCATTTGCTATTTGGCTCATTGCAAAAGGAGGAAAGTAA
- a CDS encoding integron integrase, with amino-acid sequence MSKPRLLDSVRDAIRTRHYSPRTEESYTHWIKRYIFFHNKRHPSEMGETEITAFLSHLATDKHVAASTQNQALSALLFLYKHVLNIELDWLDDIVRAKRPKRLPTVLTQEQVASLLDHLPARYQLFCRLMYGTGMRLLETARVRVQDIDFDYKQIIVRSGKGNKDRVTILPESLIESLKHHLIRVKALHQRDLSEGFGNVYLPFALSRKYPNADREWGWQYVFPADTRSKDPRSGIIRRHHIYDKTVNRALRRAAQMINSTKHITSHALRHSFATHLLESGYDIRTIQALLGHKDVKTTMIVAPGVLPSATLVHPVRRIPM; translated from the coding sequence ATGTCTAAACCTCGTCTACTCGACTCTGTTCGAGACGCAATACGTACCCGTCATTACAGTCCCCGTACTGAAGAATCTTATACTCATTGGATTAAGCGTTATATTTTCTTCCATAATAAACGGCATCCTTCAGAAATGGGTGAAACCGAGATTACGGCCTTCCTCTCCCACTTGGCTACTGACAAGCATGTCGCTGCATCAACCCAAAATCAAGCACTTTCAGCATTGTTATTTCTATATAAGCATGTACTAAATATCGAACTTGACTGGCTGGATGATATCGTCCGTGCAAAACGTCCCAAACGCCTGCCTACTGTGCTAACCCAAGAGCAGGTAGCCAGCCTGCTTGATCATTTGCCTGCTCGCTATCAGCTCTTCTGTCGCCTTATGTATGGCACAGGTATGCGTCTACTCGAAACTGCTCGCGTTCGTGTGCAGGATATTGATTTTGATTATAAGCAAATCATTGTTCGTTCTGGCAAGGGTAACAAGGATCGTGTCACTATCCTTCCCGAATCGCTTATTGAATCTTTAAAGCATCATTTAATACGCGTTAAGGCATTACATCAACGCGATCTGTCTGAAGGTTTTGGAAACGTCTACTTACCTTTTGCCTTATCCCGGAAGTATCCTAATGCTGATCGAGAATGGGGATGGCAATATGTCTTCCCCGCAGATACCCGCTCAAAAGACCCCAGGTCGGGCATTATCCGGCGTCATCATATTTACGATAAAACCGTTAATCGTGCCCTGCGTCGCGCAGCACAAATGATTAACTCCACTAAACATATTACCAGCCATGCCCTACGCCATTCCTTCGCAACGCACTTGCTGGAAAGCGGCTATGACATTCGCACCATACAAGCATTACTTGGCCATAAAGATGTTAAAACCACTATGATTGTCGCTCCCGGCGTCCTGCCTTCCGCGACACTAGTACATCCTGTACGTCGTATACCCATGTGA
- the mauJ gene encoding methylamine utilization protein MauJ, whose product MKYLAEYELHSHACLEDATHNVLLKHPEGIYEVELREKSVNPGDEYSLLTAYITFQADSIDEAKELSEKHIKEYVDILTFGTNINIKVGYLLKLADWTEGIEDRQCYIFNKFPGDDRPYPLISNELIDSLEFLLKANISPLLRRALKWFSNGVSAQYSDDQFQYFWFVLELLSQIYKKSEKVNDACPKCGQALFCESCNEHPKHKPYPKQAIKHLLSIMISDYTDDIFDTLNKIRNALMHGDDIKQIEESLELEFSKYVDKIGQIAWVSLFNTFANSFEEPVKKQLNLIQVNIYSHMTLTTNVVLVFKSKDPDGPKIEELPDLKVSAIYDNKE is encoded by the coding sequence ATGAAATATCTAGCAGAATATGAATTGCACTCACACGCCTGTCTTGAAGATGCGACTCATAATGTTCTTCTGAAACACCCAGAAGGAATCTATGAAGTTGAATTAAGAGAAAAAAGTGTCAACCCCGGCGATGAATATTCCTTATTAACTGCATACATAACTTTTCAGGCGGATTCTATTGATGAAGCCAAGGAGCTCAGCGAGAAGCACATCAAAGAGTATGTAGATATACTCACTTTCGGCACTAACATAAACATCAAAGTTGGCTATTTATTAAAACTAGCTGATTGGACGGAGGGAATTGAAGATAGGCAGTGTTATATTTTCAATAAATTCCCAGGTGACGACAGGCCGTATCCACTAATAAGCAATGAGCTTATAGATAGCTTAGAGTTTTTGCTCAAAGCAAACATATCTCCGCTATTGCGCAGAGCGCTTAAATGGTTTTCTAATGGTGTCTCAGCTCAATATAGTGATGATCAATTTCAATATTTCTGGTTTGTGCTAGAGCTTTTATCTCAAATATACAAGAAATCTGAAAAAGTAAATGATGCCTGCCCCAAATGCGGGCAAGCTTTATTTTGCGAGTCATGCAACGAACATCCAAAACATAAGCCATACCCAAAACAAGCAATTAAGCACCTACTATCAATCATGATAAGCGACTATACAGATGATATTTTTGATACCTTAAATAAAATACGAAATGCACTAATGCATGGAGATGACATAAAGCAGATAGAGGAATCGCTTGAGCTAGAGTTCTCTAAATATGTTGATAAGATTGGCCAAATCGCATGGGTATCACTATTTAATACATTTGCTAATTCATTTGAAGAGCCCGTTAAGAAACAGCTGAATCTAATTCAAGTCAACATTTATAGCCATATGACTCTAACTACTAATGTAGTGTTGGTTTTTAAAAGCAAAGACCCAGACGGTCCAAAAATTGAAGAATTGCCAGATTTGAAGGTTAGTGCCATCTATGACAATAAAGAATAA
- a CDS encoding transglutaminase TgpA family protein, with protein MSQAAKNQLAMQLGLRPRTVGLMFISLAMVILPHAGRLPVWTLAAAFIFMLWRVQHERRGWPLPGRILKTVLLLLMIIGIIASYGISSGRLTFVALLVVLLGLKFIELRTRRDLMLVLFLGYFVVITHFLDNQNISMAVYMLVVVLLLTTALISFNRRQDIRRGELKADARLALVMLLQAIPIMLVLFVLFPRLSGVLWAVPTGGGGAVTGLSDDMSPGKISSLTRSTAIAFRVEFHGERPDTSTLYWRGPVLWHYDGERWTGTDFLAGRGMQLQNTARQVEYTVTLEANNTPWLLALDLPTHLVMADSRRQPLDRSGLLADKSKLTADYQLIANEPVTSRKRYRLVSSLHYRTPEITAREWQQALQLPDDIGDKLLAFAEQLRRQHISDSGVVNAMLRHFREQPFFYTLQPRPLGNQPMQEFLFESREGFCEHYASAFTLVMRAAGIPARVVTGYQSSEVNPYGDYLVVRQSDAHAWAEVWLNDHGWLRVDPTAAVAPERIKLGLEALPEFSVAPAVLGKAGALSDAWLAMTRSWDAVNNAWYQWVLGYDHLAQKRLLERLGLSNTNSLHVALVMLIAILILLGLLALSMLRPRKQQDSVGTLYTRFCRIMEKRGLPRHDHEGPRDYSRRLQLACPELAPQISAITTAYISYRYAGSQGPDEVQRLRQAIRQLKA; from the coding sequence ATGAGCCAGGCCGCAAAAAACCAGCTTGCCATGCAACTCGGACTCCGCCCGCGCACGGTGGGTCTGATGTTTATCAGCCTGGCCATGGTGATCCTGCCGCATGCCGGCCGCCTGCCGGTCTGGACGCTGGCGGCAGCGTTCATCTTTATGCTCTGGCGTGTTCAGCATGAGCGTCGCGGCTGGCCATTGCCCGGCCGCATACTGAAGACCGTATTACTCCTGCTGATGATCATCGGCATCATCGCCAGTTATGGCATTTCGTCAGGCCGCCTGACCTTCGTTGCCTTGCTGGTTGTTCTGCTTGGCCTGAAGTTTATTGAATTGCGTACCCGGCGTGACCTGATGCTGGTTTTGTTCCTGGGATACTTCGTTGTCATTACCCATTTCCTTGATAACCAGAATATCAGCATGGCGGTCTACATGCTGGTGGTGGTGCTGCTACTGACCACCGCGCTGATCAGTTTCAACCGCAGGCAGGATATACGCCGGGGCGAACTCAAGGCTGATGCCCGGCTGGCGCTGGTCATGCTCCTGCAGGCCATCCCCATCATGCTGGTATTGTTTGTCTTGTTCCCGAGGTTGTCGGGTGTCCTGTGGGCCGTGCCGACGGGCGGCGGTGGTGCCGTAACCGGCCTCTCCGATGACATGTCACCGGGAAAAATCAGTTCCCTGACGCGCTCGACTGCCATCGCCTTTCGTGTCGAGTTTCATGGCGAGCGCCCGGATACCAGCACGCTTTACTGGCGCGGGCCGGTGCTCTGGCATTACGATGGTGAGCGCTGGACCGGAACGGACTTCCTCGCGGGGCGAGGCATGCAATTGCAAAACACCGCCCGGCAGGTGGAATACACGGTGACGCTGGAGGCCAATAATACGCCCTGGCTACTGGCACTGGATCTGCCCACCCATCTGGTCATGGCCGATAGCCGCCGCCAGCCGCTTGACCGCAGTGGCCTGCTTGCGGATAAGAGCAAGCTAACAGCGGATTACCAACTGATCGCAAACGAACCGGTGACCAGCCGCAAACGCTATCGACTGGTCTCCAGCCTGCACTACCGGACACCCGAGATTACGGCCCGTGAATGGCAACAGGCGCTGCAGTTACCCGATGATATCGGCGATAAGCTACTGGCCTTTGCCGAACAGCTTCGCCGTCAACATATCTCCGATAGTGGGGTGGTGAACGCCATGCTGCGCCACTTCCGCGAGCAGCCATTTTTCTACACCTTGCAACCGAGGCCGCTCGGCAACCAGCCCATGCAGGAGTTTCTGTTTGAGAGCCGTGAGGGCTTCTGTGAACACTACGCCTCAGCCTTTACCCTGGTCATGCGTGCCGCCGGGATCCCGGCGCGTGTGGTCACCGGTTATCAGAGCAGTGAGGTCAATCCCTATGGCGATTACCTGGTGGTCAGGCAAAGCGATGCCCATGCCTGGGCCGAGGTGTGGCTGAATGACCACGGCTGGCTGCGGGTTGACCCCACGGCCGCCGTGGCGCCTGAACGCATTAAACTGGGGCTGGAGGCCTTGCCTGAATTTAGCGTTGCCCCGGCCGTCCTCGGCAAGGCCGGCGCACTGTCTGATGCCTGGCTTGCCATGACGCGAAGCTGGGATGCCGTCAACAACGCCTGGTATCAGTGGGTGCTGGGCTATGACCACCTCGCACAGAAAAGGTTATTAGAGAGGCTCGGCCTGAGTAACACAAACAGCCTGCACGTCGCGCTTGTTATGCTGATTGCCATCCTTATCCTGCTCGGCCTGCTTGCCCTGAGTATGCTGCGGCCACGAAAACAACAAGACAGTGTCGGCACGCTCTATACACGCTTCTGCCGCATCATGGAAAAACGCGGCCTGCCACGCCACGACCACGAGGGCCCGCGAGATTACAGCAGACGCCTGCAGCTAGCATGCCCGGAACTGGCGCCGCAGATTTCGGCCATCACCACGGCCTACATCAGCTATCGTTATGCCGGCAGTCAGGGCCCCGACGAGGTCCAGCGTCTGCGCCAGGCCATCAGGCAGCTCAAGGCTTGA
- a CDS encoding DUF3224 domain-containing protein, with amino-acid sequence MKISGSFEVQLSPLCFYAQGLDGVNFGRMSIDKQFKGALEATSKGEMLSAMTAVKGSAGYVAIEQVSGVLSGKKGSFVLQHFGTMKQGSDRLILEVVPNSGSGELSSLTGKMAIKIEGGQHYYEFEYELA; translated from the coding sequence ATGAAAATATCCGGAAGCTTTGAAGTACAGTTGAGCCCCTTGTGCTTTTACGCGCAAGGACTCGATGGAGTCAACTTCGGTCGAATGTCCATCGATAAACAGTTCAAAGGTGCCCTAGAGGCAACAAGCAAAGGCGAGATGTTAAGCGCCATGACAGCAGTGAAGGGCTCGGCTGGTTATGTAGCCATAGAACAAGTCTCTGGTGTTTTGTCAGGCAAAAAAGGCAGCTTCGTACTTCAGCACTTCGGCACAATGAAGCAAGGTAGTGATCGACTTATTCTTGAGGTTGTGCCGAACTCGGGATCTGGCGAACTGTCTAGCCTGACAGGCAAAATGGCTATCAAAATTGAGGGTGGTCAGCACTACTACGAATTCGAGTATGAGCTGGCATAA
- a CDS encoding IS3 family transposase, whose amino-acid sequence MIFAFIEKNRHQYKVRRLCELFNVSTSGYYAWRERPVSAHRQHDEQLKALIKELHQGYRRAYGAARLHQELRHKGYHCSRRRINRLMREMGIKASTTGLYAWRPGQHVFYSSTGNQLSKLAKSTEAGEQWVGDFTYIKTKTGWFYHAVVLDLFSRKVVGWSFSRKRNAELTKSALRMALHRYPPKSGCLFHSDQGIEYAAHEYRDMVEGAGLVRSMSRKGNPLDNAFAESFFHTMKAELIHHKLFENEIEAVAHIVEFTEFYNRERLHSGIGYQSPDNYEKLCA is encoded by the coding sequence ATGATCTTTGCGTTTATCGAGAAGAACCGGCACCAATATAAAGTTAGACGACTCTGTGAGTTATTTAATGTCTCCACCAGTGGCTACTATGCTTGGCGTGAACGCCCTGTCAGTGCCCATCGGCAGCATGATGAACAACTCAAAGCGTTGATCAAGGAGCTGCATCAAGGCTATCGACGCGCCTATGGTGCGGCACGACTGCATCAAGAACTTCGCCATAAAGGCTATCACTGTAGCCGCAGACGTATAAACAGACTGATGCGTGAGATGGGTATAAAAGCTTCTACAACGGGTTTATATGCGTGGCGGCCAGGACAGCATGTTTTTTATTCCTCAACAGGCAATCAATTATCAAAACTGGCTAAGTCGACTGAGGCGGGTGAGCAATGGGTCGGTGATTTTACTTATATCAAAACAAAAACGGGCTGGTTTTATCATGCGGTGGTGCTGGATTTATTTAGCCGCAAAGTCGTGGGTTGGTCATTTAGCCGAAAACGTAATGCCGAGTTAACGAAAAGCGCATTAAGGATGGCGCTGCATCGCTATCCACCGAAATCGGGTTGTCTGTTCCATTCAGACCAGGGTATTGAATATGCGGCGCATGAATACCGTGACATGGTTGAAGGTGCTGGGTTAGTGCGCAGCATGAGTCGTAAAGGCAATCCATTGGATAATGCGTTTGCGGAATCTTTCTTCCATACGATGAAGGCAGAACTTATCCATCATAAGTTATTTGAAAATGAAATTGAGGCGGTAGCGCATATTGTAGAGTTTACAGAGTTCTATAATCGAGAGCGATTACACTCAGGTATAGGCTATCAATCTCCCGATAATTATGAAAAACTGTGTGCGTAA
- a CDS encoding DUF58 domain-containing protein codes for MNAVRPRLFDRLITVLKLQRFFVGEGPTRQPVTLNSRRVYILPTREGFIFAFVVLAMLVAAINYRNGLLYLLTFLLAGLGVVAMLHTWRNLTGLNFRAGRVAPVFAGETARFQIQIRNPGHRDRLNLHMLPNEQGDGVSAVSLDQPGKDTTLWDLPCPTTRRGRLRLGRFTVSSRFPLGLFRAWAYLDLDMQALVYPRPGKPAPLPPPEPGQARHNAQRGQGTDDFTSLREYVPQDSPRHVHWKAVARGQGMLTKEFSGEGINERWLSWDSLGNLGAESKLSQLCRWVLDADKAGEAYGLRLPGSEIPPARGEPHLTRCLQALALFGEGHA; via the coding sequence ATGAACGCAGTGAGGCCAAGGCTGTTTGATCGTCTTATTACGGTCCTCAAGCTGCAACGCTTCTTTGTTGGTGAGGGACCGACACGGCAGCCGGTTACACTGAATAGTCGCCGTGTTTACATCCTGCCCACCCGGGAAGGGTTTATCTTCGCGTTTGTGGTGCTGGCCATGCTGGTGGCGGCCATCAACTACCGTAACGGCCTGCTCTACCTGCTGACCTTTTTGCTCGCGGGCCTCGGGGTCGTCGCCATGCTGCATACCTGGCGCAACCTGACCGGGCTTAACTTTCGCGCCGGGCGGGTCGCTCCGGTGTTTGCCGGGGAGACGGCCCGCTTTCAGATCCAGATACGCAACCCCGGCCACCGTGACCGCCTCAACCTGCACATGCTGCCGAATGAACAGGGTGACGGTGTCAGTGCGGTAAGCCTGGATCAACCCGGCAAGGATACAACCCTGTGGGACCTGCCCTGTCCGACCACCCGGCGCGGTCGACTCAGGCTCGGGCGCTTTACCGTCAGCAGCCGTTTTCCCCTCGGCCTGTTTCGTGCCTGGGCCTACCTGGACCTGGATATGCAGGCGCTGGTCTATCCGCGCCCCGGCAAGCCCGCCCCCCTGCCGCCACCGGAACCCGGTCAGGCAAGACACAACGCGCAGCGCGGACAGGGCACGGATGATTTCACCTCACTGCGTGAATACGTGCCGCAGGATTCACCACGCCACGTACACTGGAAGGCCGTGGCGCGCGGCCAGGGTATGCTGACCAAGGAATTTAGCGGTGAAGGTATCAATGAGCGTTGGTTAAGCTGGGACAGCCTCGGTAACCTGGGCGCTGAGAGCAAACTCAGCCAGTTGTGCCGCTGGGTGCTGGATGCGGACAAGGCCGGCGAGGCCTACGGCTTGCGACTGCCGGGTAGCGAGATCCCCCCCGCGCGCGGTGAGCCACACCTGACCCGGTGCCTGCAGGCCCTGGCCCTGTTCGGGGAAGGCCACGCATGA